One Diabrotica virgifera virgifera chromosome 3, PGI_DIABVI_V3a genomic window carries:
- the LOC114344528 gene encoding uncharacterized protein LOC114344528 isoform X2, with the protein MCKCKFMMEVKQEFSEDNCEIEIFSNDLDDALLESFKNEIKEEHLSDNTHSKFDHSHLNQFSLKTKIEVENNLPFEEKQTNEKGFPQDNDTLEMTETIDIHLCNKQKTVSRSFEEKTIKM; encoded by the exons ATGTGTAAATGTAAATTCATGATGGAAGTAAAACAAGAATTTAGTGAAGACAACTGTGAAATAGAAATATTTTCTAATGATCTGGATGATGCTCTTTTAGAAAgctttaaaaatgaaattaaagagGAGCACCTTAGTGATAATACACATAGTAAATTTGATCATTCACACTTAAATCAATTCTCCTTAAAGACTAAAATAGAAGTTGAAAATAATTTGCCATTTGAAGAAAAACAAACAAACGAAAAGG gcTTTCCCCAAGATAATGACACTTTGGAAATGACGGAAACAATAGACATACAtttatgtaataaacaaaaaactgtGAGCAGATCTTTTGAAGAAAAAACCATTAAAATGTAA
- the LOC114344528 gene encoding zinc finger protein 501-like isoform X1 produces the protein MCKCKFMMEVKQEFSEDNCEIEIFSNDLDDALLESFKNEIKEEHLSDNTHSKFDHSHLNQFSLKTKIEVENNLPFEEKQTNEKGFPQDNDTLEMTKTIDIHCNKEKTMSRSSEEKTLTCEMSAKQFATKTDFNQHKKIQTGDKFCKCEICFKQFSHKIFLNTHIKSHTRQKPYKCEICLKQFIHKNSLTKHVRSHTGQKPYKCEICFKQFSQAGVLKIHLRVHTGEKPYKCEICFKEFSEGGSLKKHLRVHTGEKPYKCEICFKQFSVRGTLKNHLTAHTGKKPYKCEICFNQFSRSTYLKQHMILHNGEEANKCEICFKQFTRTDKLKTHLRIHTGEKPYTCEICFKKFTRTDKLKEHLRVHTGEKPYKCEICFKLFSDKGNLKKHNMSLHTGEKPYEFV, from the exons ATGTGTAAATGTAAATTCATGATGGAAGTAAAACAAGAATTTAGTGAAGACAACTGTGAAATAGAAATATTTTCTAATGATCTGGATGATGCTCTTTTAGAAAgctttaaaaatgaaattaaagagGAGCACCTTAGTGATAATACACATAGTAAATTTGATCATTCACACTTAAATCAATTCTCCTTAAAGACTAAAATAGAAGTTGAAAATAATTTGCCATTTGAAGAAAAACAAACAAACGAAAAGG gcTTTCCCCAAGATAATGACACTTTGGAAATGACGAAAACAATAGACATACATTGTAATAAAGAAAAAACTATGAGTCGATCTTCCGAAGAAAAAACATTAACATGTGAAATGTCTGCAAAGCAATTTGCTACAAAAACTGATTTCAATCAACACAAGAAAATTCAAACTGGAGATAAATTTtgcaagtgtgaaatttgttttaaacagttttctcataaaatttttttaaatacgcaTATAAAAAGTCACACTCGacaaaaaccatacaagtgtgaaatttgtttgaagcagtttatTCATAAAAATTCTTTAACTAAGCATGTAAGAAGTCACACCGGacaaaaaccatacaagtgtgaaatttgttttaagcaatttagtcaggCAGGTgttttgaaaatacatttgagagtgcacactggggaaaaaccatacaagtgtgaaatttgctttAAGGAATTTAGTGAAGGAGGttctttgaaaaaacatttgagagtgcacactggcgaaaaaccgtacaagtgtgaaatttgttttaagcaatttagtgtaagaggaactttgaaaaatcatttaaCGGCGCACACTGgaaaaaaaccttataagtgcgaaatttgttttaatcagttttctcGGTCTACTTATTTAAAACAACATATGATCTTACACAATGGAGAAGAAGCtaacaagtgtgaaatttgttttaagcaatttactcGCACAGATAAGTTGAAAACACATTTAAGgatacatactggagaaaaaccgtacacgtgtgaaatttgttttaagaaatttactCGGACAGATAAGTTGAAAGAACAtttgagagttcacactggagaaaaaccttacaagtgtgaaatttgttttaagctatTTTCTGACAAAGgtaatttgaaaaagcataataTGAGTTTACACACAGGCGAAAAACCTTACGAGTTTGTTTAA